Below is a genomic region from Lineus longissimus chromosome 4, tnLinLong1.2, whole genome shotgun sequence.
TGGACTACATTATGAAATCAATGTTCATCACCGTGCTCACAAGGCATTAGTCATTTCACACGACTACTACCTGCAGCCAAGCCAGGGTGTGGCAGGCACAGCCTCATTCTCTATATCTAAGCAAcgattatcaatatcaatggtAAAACCTATCAGCGCATCACAGATCGAGTGGGTTTAAAAGCCAAGGTTATACATGGAAGCTAATCAGTCTACTCATACCTATATTATTCCCCATCAAAGCACAGTCAACAATCACAATGGTTTCTAACCACTACGTATGGTATGTATGGTAATGGTACACTGTAGTACTGAAAAACATTTTACATCATCACATCATGAGCAGTTTACTACTCACTTGAATTTGTCATTCATACACTACCACTCACATTAACAGCATGAAGAGTAAGAAAGCAAATCCACTTTGAGACACACGACACGTATAATACAGAACATGTCCAGCACATGCAGCaacaaatttggtcaaaacagtAAATTTTTATAACCTTTTCACCTCCCACTGAAATCAAAACACCAATAGCCAACAACAATCACCAATGTCCATCAGGGATACATCTCAGGCAAACAATACAGGCAGAGTCCAGGATCAGTGACCAAGAGGCaagactgggggggggggggatattatGGAAGATCTAGAAAGGATTTTCAATTTAAATGAAGGGTCCTGGTCACTGTCCTCACAAACAGCCAGACTAGAATTCAGCCATCTCTATCTAACTTCATACTGCAAAGAAGATTAAGCCGAGAGGGGTATGAAATGAGCATGGAAAATAATGGTGTTGAAGCAATGCAATTTTGCAAGGCCCACTGCAATACAGTAAACAGAAAGTCAGCATTGTTTTCATAGTATACCATTTGGACAGAAATCCAGTCCATTTTTGTTCCACCAAGTGTATCTTTTCAGCCCTGCAGGCTTGCCATAACAAAATAGCAGTGATGGGGGATGATCACAGAGCATGTGGTTTGATAGCCAGCTTTATGGATTGGTTCGCCCAAATTGCTAAGAGTGAGTGACTATGACTATCTCATGCCGCAATAAATGGTCTTCTTGTGCTGCGAACATTGCTGGTTCTCTGGTCACCAAGTAAATCTACTGCTATCTAAAATAACGTGTATTCAATCTAATACTAGTCATAGCTGAGACAAGTAGAAGTGTACAACAATCACAACACAAACAGTAACACAACAACAAATATAAATTACAACATACAGGAAACAGTCAATTGGATAACTTTGAAGACTGATGTGGATCTGGTATGACAGAGTCACTATTGGGTCAAAGTTTATCATATGTTATTTCTGTCATTGTCTATTGtttaatcattgtcattgtctgtTGCTAAAATTCACAACATACATTATGTGACTCTGAACTGTCACTACTGCTCATGCAATCAAAGGACCAAATGCAGAATACAAGTTTAATATTGTTTAACTTGAGTTGAGGACATGATTTATGAACGTTGCTTTGACGCAAGATGCACAACTTACCTTTTATTTATGGACAGAAAATTGAGACTTAGATACAGGTTGCAACACGGTTTATTCCGAAAACTTCAGAGTCGGACTAAAGTTAAAGGAAGCAGCCTGCAATGGAATAATAACTAGATCAGTTAAGAGTTTGACAGGCTTGCAATTATGACCACTTAATCATCCAGAATGTTCAAAGAAAAACACCACCTACTGACTCGACtgagaaacaaaacaaaatcaacTCGACAACTGACATAAGCAATATAACTGCTGCCAAAACAACCCAGCAATGAAGTGACAGTGtacatagtacatgtaacagAAATAATCAATACAGTAGAGGTTGAGGATGCTTCGATAATGAGCGAGGTTGCAACCACACCCAACTTGTCCTTACAATTTACAAGCACCCAAGCACAAGTGCACTGACTAACAAGGATGCGCCACAAGGATAAACAGGTTTACTAAAAGTATACTATTAGCACTAGCAGAACTGGTTGTATTCATTACACATcaattgattttaaaatcagaTACATCATACATTGTAAAGCAGGGTATGATGTAAATCAATGTAATAATAATCGATTACTGAAGTGAAAAGCCCACTGTACTACAGCAAAGGTAGGGAGCTCAGGTTATGTTCAACTCAAACTGCTTTTTGCCGTGGTCGTGGATGATCATGAGGACATTGACTGATTGAGGTAttgattttcactttttgaCTGAGACTGAAATGATCTGACTCAGTGACTCTGTTTCTAACTGAGACTGAGTCAGTGAGTGACTGTCAGATTGAGTCTGAGACGAGTCTCTGAGGCTCAAGCCTCGAGGAGATCATGAATGATCATCATATGGCTTCAGTCTCATCATCGGTTTTGTTTGGTGGTCTATAAAATCCATCAGAATCAGACTCGGTTTTATTGGTAAGATCAGAATGCAGTCTCCCCATTGTTTGCATATAATATGTACCACTAAAGACAACTACACCGACAACATACATCAGTCATCACAATCACATGCATGCAataatgcatgcaatgcatgcacTACAACACAAAACAGAAATGGAAAAGCAGAAATTTTGATGCGGAACACCAACATTCAAAAGATGTTGATGGAAAAAGTATTCGAGTTTTCTGGTTCATTTTGGTCTCTATATTTGCTACTACATATTTAGATTCGTAGGAGAACAAAAATTTTTCAATCGTACTTACCTCCTCGGGTAAAATCGAGAGTTTGTGATGGTGTAGATGGATGAATTTGGAAAATGGCAGCGCCCTAAACAGCCTCGTTCGCAGAAACGCTTGTTCGGGTATTTCCGGATGAATTCGGCAAAGTTATGTTGGCGGGAATTTTGAAACAGTGTTGCAAACGTGATTTCTCTGGTTATAATTAATTGCAAGCTCGTGGCGATAACTTTGGAAATAAAAACGTGGGAAAGGAGTATCCTTCAATAGAAGGTTGATTGCATCCGGGGACAATGGGGAACAAGCCACATTACGTCCCCAGATTCACGCAGTGTAAAAAATTTATACTCGAGTGGCGCGGcctacggatagatcgagaggacGGTTTGGCGTTCCACCGACGGTGCTTGCATGCGTATCCCCAAAACCTTTACAAAGTCtcaaaatctggtggcatcgatccaatgacgTTAAGGGAATTGATGGTGTAGATGGATGTTgttaagggaattgacggtgaaggatctcgtggcatatcggatgcgcatccgatgacggtgaAGGAactgacggtaaaggatctcgtggcatccaaTAACGGTAAtgtatatatgcgtatatatatatgtgtataaaaccgtcttcggatgcgcatccgatatgccacgagatccttcaccgtcaattcccttaccgtcttcggatgcgcatccgatatgccacgagatccttcaccgtcaattcctataccgtcattgaatgccaccagattttttgtaacttcaccgtcaattcctataccgccatggatgccaccagatttgttgtcgttgtaaaggtttcgggaatacgaccaatgcatgcgaacaccgtcggcggaaccccagcgcccgccctctcgatctatccgtaaggacaaaccactctcgtgaccgccacactacggactccggacctccagactttagagaccgagcttttctttaccttacaattactgtatactcggcgcctcacttatatgtgttgctTTTTCACATAAACCCAATTTACGTCCAAGCAAATACGTTTTTCTCTCCGTTTCTTTAcagaaccccggtaacacgaagGGATGGTGTAaagtatcgccacaacaatgttgatacgatcactcgtcgtttcagcgggcatgacttggtacatccagtgacccagcaaaaagtagcctcggtacagccagaattagcaacaactcgcaaaaggggatccttgtctgactggtggctggaccacatggtaggtcaccatcaaataagggagtggatccagcacagctggatagagggggccccgttgagggcgaagcctgaatatggtgagggctcgccctcacaatcacatgaaagcgcAGTAGGCGCTCACCCACGAAGGGAGGTCTGGGGGTCTCCAGCAGGAAAATTTTGGAACTGAATTGCTCTCAGATGTGTTTCCCAACtgagtctcatctctctcgccatattaacaactaggcagtgcggcgaagattgatgcggcctggctgtgacagtcacatcactctcatcatgttgtcagcacggtggagcagccaggattgattcggcctggctgtgacttcctcacccctctcatcatgttgtcagcacggtggagcagccaggattgattcggcctggcagtgacttcctcatctctctcatcatgttgtcaacacggtggagcagccaggactgattcggcctggctgtgactgcctcatctctctcaccatgtagacaacttggcagagcagccaggactgatttggcctggctgtgactgcctcatctctctcaccatgtagacaacttggcagagcagccaggactgatttggcctggctgtgactgtctcatctctctcaccatattaacaactaggcagtgcggcgaagactgatgtggcctggctgtgactgtctcatctctctcaccatgtagacaacttggcagagcagccaagtcTGATttggcttggctgtgactgtctcatctctctcaccatattaacaactggGGCCTGAGCGGCGATCATCAAAACGGTCCCCTGCAGCGATCACAAGGGCCCAGATCCCTGTGCATGGGACTTGATTTTTCCGCCAAAAGAACAAGTCGTGACGTCAACAAACACGTGCTTTGGCGACATCGGCTGACCGTTATATGGATTTATCGAATGCTTTTGAAACGATAACACATTGTACGATTTTGTATAGCCCAGGTAAGGCTATAAAGCATGCTAGAATGGCTCTGGAGTATAATTAGCATTATTATAGACCCGATGCTCTCATTTGCCAATCGACCAGTGGTCCATGCGCTAGTCAGTTCTGTTGGCGGCGAGACGTCGAAGACTGCAAGGTCGAAGCTATCGGTCGTTGGGACAAAAATGAAGGGTCGGATTCTGGTTTATTCTGTCGTGGGTTGTCCCCACTGTATGCGCGCCAAGAGCGCCCTGCAGGAGTTGAATCTGACGTACAGTGACATCAACTTGGACAGCTTCCCCCAGTGCAGGGATGATGTGGCGAGAAGGACAGGAAAAAAGACTGTGCCGCAGATTTTCTTCAACAACCATCTGGTTGGAGGGAACGACGAGCTCCAAAAGCTGGTGAGTTTATTGCGTAACTACCTTGAGATGTCATTTTAGGCGGGAAAGCTGCCCAGAGAGCCTGGTGCCAGAGCCAGGCCCATGGCGCCGGCCGCTGCTCCAGTAATGTGGGTGGCCGTCCTGAGTTGAAGTGGTGATCTTGTCTTCTATCCTGTGGGCTTGTGATATCTTTGGATCAGTTGCTGGATTGAAGACATCACAATAGATAGATGATGGTAGCTAGCTGGCCTAAATCATATTTCCAGTGTATACCCCAGGTCCACATTTCACTGTCCCCAATATTCTGCACCCAAGGCTTGCATGTTCATTTTTGTCATTGCATCTCACAATCGCCCCTGAACGAAAGGCCTGCCTTTTAAGGCAACACCAATATTTACCTCTTAAAGCATCTTCTGTTTCAGATTCAGAATAAAGCTGAATTAGACAAGCTGATAGCTGAGGTGAAGAACAACCCGCCACCAAAAGATGCGCCAGTACCCCCAGATCCAAGCACTGCAGTCAAAGACAAATGTAAGAAGATGAGATTCAGGTCCTAGTTGAGTCTTACTCTGCACAAGTGGGGGATATCAGGCCAAAGTAGATTGCACCAAGTTTGGGAGGGAGAGCTTCAAGGATAGTCCAATAACATTGTGAGGAGTGTGTACCATAAGCCTTAGTAAAGTTATAAATATCTGCTATGAATGATGCTTGTCAGTGTCTCCTTTGAATTGGCACCTGCTGACACAATACACCAGGCCTACTTGCTTATTGAAAGGCAGCAAACAAGGTTGGCTTCAACTCAAAAGAAAACTTGGATTGAGTGGGAACCATTAATTTGCCAAAAATTAGGTTGCAAAGTCTTTTATGACTTAGGTGTCACACCAGCTTTATGCTGCAAAATAGCAGGGTATTGAAAGGTTGAGTGAAATATAGTTTTTCGATCACATGGCCAAAGAATTAGAAAGAACCAGGTGCTGACTTGTGTGTGTGTCATATGTCTTGGTGAAATAGGTCACAATGTCCCTTATTGGCTGACTGACATCTATAACTGAAGTGGTTGTCCTACAAATCTCATGATAACCAAACCATGAGACAAGACAATGATGATTGAATAAGCTGTGCTATGCAGTGTGTTCAGTATAGAAGCAAAGACCTCATCAAGTTCTCAGCATTCATGAAATCATTTGCTTATTTCAGTTGTTGATAGCGAATTTAAGTGTGAGCCAGATGAATATGCCGCCCTTGTCCACGATCTCCGCCAGAGCGGATTGATCAAGAACCATCGCCAAGGGATGACTACTTACAAGAACTCATTCTGTGGGAAGGACTTTGTTAATTGGGTTGTCAAGACAAAGAAACTCGGTAATTCTTTTTTACGTCATGCCCAGCGTCATGAACAGCTTTAGCGGCGCATTACCATTGGTGATGCCATACGCAAATTGATGCTAGTCTACTATTTCTACAAGAAACAGGGATGAGTAAGATAATGATACTACTCTTGTTATGAGGGTTAAAGTAGTACATGTCCACTGAATTAGCTAGTGGTACACGTACAGCTTATTTTGCGAGCAAATATGTTATTATTTCAGATCGGCCAACAGCAATAGAGATGGGCCAGCAATTGATTGACAAACATTTCGGTCATCATGTGAAGCATACTGAGACATTCCAAGACGACGTGGTATACTACCGCTTGTTAGAGGATGACCATGAAACGAACGCCCTTAATGCTGGCTCAATATCAGACTGTGATCCAAGACCAGGTAGGAGGTTGGCATTTCTGTTACAGCATTGCAGGAAAAAGTTGAgttgaaattcaatttcaaagctgAACATGAATTTTCATTCTGAGAGGCCTTTGCATGAAAAAGTCATAATTATAGACCAAAACATTTTTGAATAATCTCGCTGTCCACTTTAAAAGTTGATATTTCAGATGTTTAATTGTTCCCGATTTGATTTTGCAGCTGGGGAGCTCGGTGAAGACCTTCGGAGGTTGATTCTCAAACTATACAATGCATTCTTATCAAAGGATGGGAAGGTGAGTCGTTGGCACCTACAATCCCATACTCCATGATCCAACTTTGTGAGGGAGCTTCTTTCCCCCTCCTCATAGTcatagtgaccttgacctcagcaTGTCTCAAGTCCAGACTTGTGAAACCATGGCAACAGTCAACTGTCACACCAGCTTTCTGAGTCGATAAGTCATGAAGCCATACCGGTACTTAACCTATCAGGAAAGTTCTAAACATTATATGTAGCATGAAGACTAAATAGCAGTGAGTTTTTTCAGGCTGTTGATTATGATGGGATCGGTGGGGCCGATGAATTCAATCTCTACCTCAAATTGACAAAAGAGCTCCAGCGTGTTCAACTGGAGAAGGCGACCAGGGAAGAAAAGTTGGCCTTCTTCATCAATGTGTACAATGCCTTGGTCGTTCATGCTACCGTCGTCAGGGGACCAGCCACAAACTTATGGCAGAGATACAAGGTGTGTGTCCGCACATTTTCACTTGCTGCTTTTAGCGGCCTTGGGTTAATTTGGGCATAATTGGTATCAAATCCAATCTGAAGCTTGTAGCTTATCTTGGTACTACCTTGtgacataaaattgaatttaatGCAATAGTTTCCAAATGTGAGCTTCTAAACACTGGAGAAACAATTAGTTACTCAGTCAGAACATTGACTTCTGCATTTCTGTTAGATACACTATGCCTGTTCATTTTACTTGCAGTTTTTCTATACCATATATTACATTATTGGTGGCCACACGTATTGCCTACAGGATATTGAAAACGGTGTGCTCAGAGCAAACAGGAAGGGGGTTGGTAAGGCTCGTTTACTTATTGATTCATTACTTCATTGTGGCACTAGTATCATATGATTTTCCAGGGAGGTGCGAGTTGCGCTATACTTGTTCTAATGTTAGTTTCAAAGACTGATATTGTCCATTGTTCAGCCGAGGTTCTGTAACAGAGTAAGATAATATGTTCATCTTTCAATCAGGGATGATCACCAGACCATTTGGGAAGAGTGACCCTCGCCTGAAGATTGCCCTCGAACAACATGAGCCTCTCATCCACTTTGCCTTGGTTTGTGGGGCCAAGAGTTGTCCCCCAATAAAGACATATGCTGCTGATGTAAGTGTTCAAAACCACTATATAATAAGTTGGACTAGTCCTAGCCCATTGATATGAACATGGAGTGGTGCTATAGGCAGGATCTGGGAGGGTCAACTCAGTTGACTTTGCGCGACTTCTGCACAGTTAAGGAAGTGGGTTGTCTTCGATGTCAGCAACGACTATACTTCTTGTACGATCTATGAAATAGGAGAGACACCTACTGGTGACAGTGtgaaacttaatctgacctaccttgaTAAGATATTTTGTGTTATAGGGAATCTATGATCAAATGAAGACTGCAGCGGAGGCTTTCTTTGATGGAGATGATGGTATGACCTTGGATATGAAGAACAAGCATGTGAAGCTCTCCGCCATCCTCAAATGGTACAGGGAGGACTTTGGCAGCAGCGATCAAGAGGTGAGATACATGTTAAACAAAACTGTACTTGTGTACTGATTTAGTTCAGCAAATCATCCCATACAACTTGTGAGAAGGAAGTCAGCTGCAATAGAAAGTTTCTATCGAGTTGACAGGCTTGTCATAATGTCATGATTTGTATTGTTtcttgaattacatgtacaaggatGCAGTATGGTATTGCAAAGAGCAAATTAAGATGATGATCCTATCTTGATCTAGCACCATGAATCTCCATATGGTCCAGAAAACATTGCTCCATTGATCAACACAAGATTATGTGTTTCAGGTATTACAGTGGATCAACGACCACATGAGTGACGGTGACAAAAAGAACCAACTCGCTGAACTCCTGGCTGGCAAGAAGTTCAAAATCTCATATTTGAACTATAATTGGGATGTCAACGCCAAGAAGAAATAAACTGAATGATGTAGCAATGAAAGAAGTAAAataaggggggggggagatATTGTTGAGTAGTGAGTAGTGAGTAGTGAGTAGTATAGCATAACAATGTACCTCTGAGGAATTTCAAAGAATGGGATGCAATATTTTAGATGTTTTTGTCTAAATAATGTTGCAATAGAAATCATCTACTCCTGCAAGTTCAACAAACATGTGCTATCGGATAAAATATCCTGCAAATGTTGTTATGACCACATTTAGTAGGCATATCATTCCCGAGTCTCATCCACCCACCATTATAACATTGAGATTATATACAGATCTGTACTCTTATCAACTGTCTTGTACACGcaaatgattattgaataaacTTCATTATCTGAACACTGTGTTTCATGTATTGTTTACATGGAGAGAAATCTGTCACGACACAGCAACTTACGTGAAAGACTTAGAAGGAGATGATGGCCTCAACTAACAACAATGCATTGCATTGTTAGATCCAGATGGTTCTACACCAGTGAGCAAGCATTGATACTCAGTAAATCAACAGAACTCAATATTCactaaaaaaaacacatttatttCAGTCGGCACCAAAACTAGCAAATCCTGCCAAAGCGTCTAACAGTTTCTTGCACATGACTTTGATTTGTTCATTGTCCATATGTTCAGCACACGTTATACCGTTATATATAGCAATTGCCTCTCCGGCCGATCGTCCCTTGATCCAGATTCTCCCATTCATCCCAATGGCAATCTCATAGGGCATTGACCGCCCCAACGTCTTCAAGAGAACACAGTCTGGACTGAGGATCCTGAAAGAGAGATGAGTCCAGTTGGAACAAGATTATGTAGTCTGCACAACTTATTCACACTCGAGAACAACAAGCTCCTGGGTGTGTTGAGAGTACTCtacattcaaaacaaatataccAATAAAACTCACTTTAATTCACTTCCTGCCAAAAGAAGGTGGACAAAAAAGAGAACAATACTAGGCTGGCAGAGGGGGAGAATAGGATACTTACTTTCTACAAAGATACAAGGAAGAGTGGAAGAGCAGCCCACCACCTTTAATCACCCCAAGGCCGCCACTTTTCCCATTGCTTCCAATACACACAAGTTCTCTCTCCATATCTTTGTTGGCAACAGCAAACTTAGCATAGACAATATCACCAACCTGAAAAAATAAGGTTTCATTAGATATATTatgcatatacagtggaacctcccgttgtggacacctctcttttaaggacactattttttgtcccaaatttgttgtttcctttcaatttgacccctctaatcaggacacctctctattaaggacagcagttatcagtcccgagggtgtccttaatagacaggttctactgtataccaGCTAGTTGCATCAGCAGATGATTCCTGATGCACGAAGCTAAAAAAATCACAATTATCTCATCAGTTCTGTTACTGAAGGAGAAGAAAGGACCATATTAACTTACTTTACAATTTGGCCTATTTTTCTTAGTAGCACCTTCAAATGATAGGAATGATAGCGTGGCTTGCTCACTGGCACCAACGTCTAACTTGAATATATCTCCAGCTTTCATGGTGACGATTCCTATAACACTCTCTCCTCTGGCTGGAACATACTACAAAATATAACAGTGTTTCAGTTGTGTTCAGTGCAGCCTTATCATAATCTATACTTTAAATTTCACTAGGCCTGTAGTCAGCTCGGACAAATTCTCACTTCCTTGGTTCTATTGAATACGCAATTTCTCAGTTCTGCAAGCTGTCGAAAAATCGAATTATGACTGTCGAAGCACCCCATATGGTGCTCACTTCACACCAGTCTGTCTGATAGAGCAGGTTACATGAAGATAAAACACTGTCAGGTCTTAATGGTGACTAACACAAACGAGAGGGTAGTGGTAAAAGACCTAGTCGCTTCAGAACAGCAGTGACTTAATTATTTCAGGAATGGCGCCCCATAGATTAGGGATCGCAAACTCACTCTTTTTTGGTAGCAATCGACCCAATATATATTCGGATCCTTGAATCTGACGACTCCAGGTTTTGTCACTATGATATTATCTGAATCTCTTCTCAAACCGGGACCAATGACAATCTTGCCAGAAGTGTCTGAAGTCTTCAAATTATGTAAAACATCACCCGGCATCACAACATCATTCGTGGAATCCGCCATGCTTGCTTTTTCCCTAAATCGGGGAGCATTCATTGTATTGTAGTAATACCAAAATTTGAAGGTAGCCCATATAATTAGAACACTATACTAGCCTCAGTTGTATAAAAGTACATACGTATATGTATCAACACTTTTTAAATGACACAACAGTAATTTTATGCGTGTTTGATGTATTTGCTTCAAAGACTGGAACCCAACAAAATAACTGCTCCCTCATAATAGATCCATCGGCAATCCCATCCAGCGAAAATGGCTGCTGTGTACGAAAACGTGCAACTCTGTTCAATAAACGAAAATGGCCAGTTTGTACCTTTAGATGGCAAATATGATGGCCCTGTGACTGTTCATCTAGGAACTAACGGTTCGGAAACACGATTAAATGTGACTAATGGTGCGTAAAATATCTTTATCGGGGCAATTTATTCCGTTATTTTTCGTCATTGTTGTTCAGATTCTATTTCGGACAGTTTATCAATTACCGGACGTTGTTGTAGACAAGTACAAGTGAAGTACAAGTCGAAGAAAGACTAGTAGAATATGATGAAAAGCCGAAACCTCGATCGAGCGGTTCAGTTCAGTGGTGCAGTGACTTACGGTCCTTTGTCTGTTAGTTTGGTATTCCCATGGATTTTTTAACTAGGCCTAGCATAAGCATAAGCATGCACTTCATAAAATCCTAATTGTTTGGTGAAGACATATATGCAAATATTTGTAATGCTTTTTCTAGGTTCCCAGCACCTTATCACAGTGACAGTCAACAAGGAGTCTGAGTTCTCAAGAGTTGGGAGACAATGCTTTATCTTAACCGTGGACAATAATAGTTTATTCTTCAAGTTCAAAGCAGAAGCAGGTAAGTGTTCACTGAACTCGTCTGTGCCATTGATGTAGCAGTGAGCGACTAGTGGTTGATCACCCTGGACACTTATTCTACAAGTTGTGTACTGGTTTACTGTATTCTGAGAAACAAATAGGACAAACAGAATGTTCTTCCCCGTACAGGTAAAGTGTCCTTCTTTCAGATTTCCGAGCATTCCACCATCGGTTAAAGCTGATGATTGCAGAGAAGAAAGAGTCGGTATTCAATGAACGAACAGATGAAGCTTCTGCTGTACAGTATTTTCAGGTAGGTAGCAGTAGATTGTCCTTTAATCCAAATAGAGAGTGTTGATC
It encodes:
- the LOC135487140 gene encoding exosome complex component RRP40-like; the protein is MADSTNDVVMPGDVLHNLKTSDTSGKIVIGPGLRRDSDNIIVTKPGVVRFKDPNIYWVDCYQKRYVPARGESVIGIVTMKAGDIFKLDVGASEQATLSFLSFEGATKKNRPNCKVGDIVYAKFAVANKDMERELVCIGSNGKSGGLGVIKGGGLLFHSSLYLCRKILSPDCVLLKTLGRSMPYEIAIGMNGRIWIKGRSAGEAIAIYNGITCAEHMDNEQIKVMCKKLLDALAGFASFGAD
- the LOC135487119 gene encoding uncharacterized protein LOC135487119 yields the protein MLEWLWSIISIIIDPMLSFANRPVVHALVSSVGGETSKTARSKLSVVGTKMKGRILVYSVVGCPHCMRAKSALQELNLTYSDINLDSFPQCRDDVARRTGKKTVPQIFFNNHLVGGNDELQKLIQNKAELDKLIAEVKNNPPPKDAPVPPDPSTAVKDKFVDSEFKCEPDEYAALVHDLRQSGLIKNHRQGMTTYKNSFCGKDFVNWVVKTKKLDRPTAIEMGQQLIDKHFGHHVKHTETFQDDVVYYRLLEDDHETNALNAGSISDCDPRPAGELGEDLRRLILKLYNAFLSKDGKAVDYDGIGGADEFNLYLKLTKELQRVQLEKATREEKLAFFINVYNALVVHATVVRGPATNLWQRYKFFYTIYYIIGGHTYCLQDIENGVLRANRKGVGMITRPFGKSDPRLKIALEQHEPLIHFALVCGAKSCPPIKTYAADGIYDQMKTAAEAFFDGDDGMTLDMKNKHVKLSAILKWYREDFGSSDQEVLQWINDHMSDGDKKNQLAELLAGKKFKISYLNYNWDVNAKKK